The following are from one region of the Salvia hispanica cultivar TCC Black 2014 chromosome 1, UniMelb_Shisp_WGS_1.0, whole genome shotgun sequence genome:
- the LOC125200831 gene encoding sugar transporter ERD6-like 6 produces the protein MSNEVGEDGLRKPLLHTGSWYRMAGLRSSSSMMSSSAQILRESISVYLCVLIVALGPIQFGFTCGYSNPTQSDIISDLRLTIPEFSAFGSLANVGAMVGAIASGQIAEYIGRKGSLMIASIPNILGWLAISFAKDSSFLFMGRLLAGFGVGIISYTVPVYIAEISPQNLRGRLGCVNQLSVTIGIMLVYVLGLFLPWRVLAVLGILPCTFLIPGLFFIPESPRWLAKMGLHEDAETSLQVLRGFETDITNELNEIKKSVASSTKRTAIRFSELKRRRYWYPLMVGIGLLVLQQLSGINGVLFYSSSIFQSAGISSGKAATCGIGAIQVIVTGISAALVDKAGRRILLIVSSSLMTASSLLVATMFYLHDILPEKSHSILQVLALVGLVIMVIGFSVGLGAVPWVIMSEILPVSIKSLAGSVATLANWFSASVVTMTANLLLTWSSGGTFVIYASVSAFTVAFVALWVPETKGKTLEEIQGFFR, from the exons ATGAGCAACGAGGTGGGCGAGGATGGGCTGCGGAAGCCCCTATTGCACACTGGCAGCTGGTACCGAATGGCCGGTCTCCGCTCATCATCCAGCATGATGAGCTCCTCCGCCCAGATCCTCCGTGAATCCATCTCTGTCTATCTCTGCGTTCTAATCGTCGCCCTCGGCCCCATCCAATTTGGTTTCACC TGCGGATATTCCAATCCTACTCAATCCGATATCATTTCTGATCTTCGCCTCACTATTCCTGAG TTTTCCGCATTTGGTTCTTTAGCAAATGTTGGGGCAATGGTTGGTGCAATAGCAAGTGGCCAAATCGCGGAATATATCGGAAGAAAAGgg TCACTGATGATTGCTTCCATTCCAAACATCCTTGGTTGGCTTGCTATTTCCTTCGCAAAA GACTCATCGTTCTTGTTTATGGGAAGACTGCTGGCAGGGTTTGGAGTGGGCATAATCTCCTACACG GTGCCAGTATATATAGCAGAGATATCACCCCAAAACCTGAGAGGAAGGCTCGGATGTGTAAACCAG CTTTCAGTTACAATCGGAATAATGCTGGTGTATGTTTTGGGCCTTTTTTTACCATGGAGAGTTCTTGCAGTTTTAG GAATTTTGCCATGCACATTCTTGATACCTGGTCTGTTTTTCATTCCCGAGTCACCTCGTTGGTTG GCCAAAATGGGCCTACACGAAGATGCTGAAACTTCTCTACAAGTTTTACGAGGATTTGAAACAGATATCACAAATGAGTTAAATGAAATTAAG AAATCTGTGGCTTCGTCAACCAAAAGAACTGCCATTCGGTTTTCAGAGCTCAAGAGAAGACGCTATTGGTATCCCTTGATG GTGGGAATTGGACTTCTTGTACTCCAGCAATTAAGTGGTATTAATGGCGTTCTTTTCTATTCGAGTAGCATATTTCAATCTGCAG GGATTTCATCAGGTAAAGCAGCAACATGTGGGATTGGGGCAATTCAG GTCATTGTTACTGGGATATCCGCAGCTTTGGTAGATAAAGCGGGTCGCAGGATTCTTCTTATA GTGTCCTCCTCATTAATGACTGCCAGCAGCCTCCTTGTTGCAACTATGTTCTATTTACAT GATATTTTACCTGAAAAGTCTCATTCTATCTTGCAAGTATTGGCATTGGTTGGACTTGTG ATTATGGTGATTGGTTTTTCTGTTGGACTTGGAGCTGTGCCATGGGTTATAATGTCTGAG ATTCTTCCAGTAAGCATTAAAAGCCTTGCTGGCAGTGTAGCAACATTAGCAAATTGGTTCTCAGCATCAGTGGTTACAATGACAGCTAACTTGCTGTTAACCTGGAGTAGTGGAG GGACGTTCGTCATTTATGCCTCGGTATCAGCCTTTACTGTAGCATTTGTGGCTTTGTGGGTTCCTGAAACCAAAGGAAAAACACTAGAAGAAATTCAAGGATTCTTTAGGTGA